The Mucilaginibacter yixingensis genome window below encodes:
- the mrdA gene encoding penicillin-binding protein 2 — protein sequence MNSFFARRYVITGIFITLAFVLLARLFYIQIIDDRYMLFAKNNVVRTQIQYPARGVILDRNGKLLVDNQPVYDVMVTPKAVKPFDTVEFCKLLDIDKPTFDKYFDKAEKYSPSQRSIFQGQLDSTINAKLGERIAEFPGFELVLRSVRSYPDSIAGQFLGYIGQANDATIAKSNGYYHPGDYVGISGVEKSYETELRGQRGVQNILVDSRGREKGRFANGMYDTAAVAGERLKSSLDSRIQKLGEQLMRNKVGSIVAIEPSTGEILCFVSSPTYNPNLMVGREHGNNYMDLLRSPNNPLLVRPIQARYPPGSSFKPLSALIALQEGVITPQTTYNCPGYYVAGNRRVPCFHNERHGTVNLASAVAESCNGYFDMVFERLINRTGPKNTDTSFTSWRTNVAKFGLGAKLDLDLPGETGGLLPKASLYDKWYGRGGWRSSTVISLGIGQGELEATPLQLANIEATIANHGFFYKPHLIKAIGEKQVVKAEFTQKNYVGIEPQYFEPVIDGMQAVVDRGTAVGSRIPGIVMCGKTGTAQIRHQDNSVFVAFAPRDNPKIAIAVVVEGGGQGARWAAPIASFIVEKYLRDSITRRPSGIEPGYFMNASVLPQPAKPKPAPVKAKPDSTAKPAQAALTAGKHKKKKQPVVYAAAILKGDDDE from the coding sequence ATGAATAGTTTTTTTGCCCGGCGATACGTTATTACCGGAATATTCATCACCCTTGCTTTTGTACTGCTGGCCAGGCTATTCTATATCCAGATTATTGATGACCGGTACATGCTTTTCGCCAAAAACAACGTGGTGCGCACGCAAATCCAATATCCGGCGCGTGGCGTTATTCTGGACAGGAACGGCAAGCTACTGGTAGACAATCAGCCGGTATATGATGTAATGGTTACCCCCAAAGCGGTAAAACCCTTTGATACCGTTGAGTTTTGTAAACTACTGGACATTGACAAACCTACGTTTGACAAATACTTCGACAAGGCAGAGAAATACTCTCCTTCACAACGCTCTATTTTTCAGGGTCAGTTAGACTCTACCATCAACGCTAAACTGGGCGAACGTATAGCGGAGTTTCCGGGCTTTGAACTGGTGCTGCGTAGTGTGCGCAGTTATCCAGACTCCATCGCCGGTCAGTTTTTGGGCTACATTGGTCAGGCTAATGATGCCACCATCGCAAAATCTAACGGCTATTATCACCCGGGCGATTATGTGGGTATCAGCGGTGTAGAAAAATCATACGAGACCGAGTTACGTGGACAGCGAGGTGTACAAAACATACTTGTAGACTCGCGCGGTCGTGAAAAAGGACGATTTGCCAACGGCATGTATGATACAGCTGCAGTGGCCGGCGAACGTCTTAAATCATCGTTAGACAGCCGCATCCAGAAACTGGGCGAGCAACTGATGCGCAACAAAGTAGGCAGTATTGTAGCCATCGAACCATCAACCGGCGAAATACTTTGCTTTGTAAGCAGTCCTACTTATAACCCTAACCTGATGGTGGGGCGCGAGCACGGTAACAATTATATGGACCTGCTTCGTAGCCCTAATAACCCCCTACTTGTCAGACCCATACAGGCGCGGTATCCGCCGGGCTCATCGTTCAAACCACTAAGCGCCCTGATTGCTTTGCAAGAAGGTGTAATCACTCCGCAAACAACCTATAACTGTCCTGGGTATTATGTTGCCGGTAATCGCCGCGTTCCGTGTTTTCATAACGAGCGCCATGGTACCGTAAACCTGGCCAGCGCCGTAGCCGAATCATGCAACGGGTATTTTGATATGGTGTTTGAAAGATTAATCAACCGGACTGGCCCAAAAAACACAGATACCTCTTTTACTTCCTGGCGCACAAATGTGGCCAAGTTTGGTTTAGGCGCAAAGCTCGATCTGGACTTACCCGGCGAGACCGGCGGCTTATTGCCCAAAGCATCGCTGTATGATAAATGGTATGGTCGTGGTGGCTGGCGTTCAAGCACAGTAATCTCTTTAGGTATTGGTCAGGGTGAGCTTGAAGCCACCCCACTACAGTTGGCCAATATTGAAGCTACTATTGCCAATCACGGTTTTTTCTACAAGCCCCACCTCATTAAAGCCATTGGTGAAAAGCAAGTGGTAAAAGCAGAATTTACACAAAAGAACTACGTGGGTATAGAACCACAATATTTTGAGCCGGTGATAGATGGGATGCAAGCCGTTGTTGATCGCGGTACAGCCGTGGGCTCGCGCATACCCGGCATTGTGATGTGCGGCAAAACAGGTACGGCGCAGATAAGACATCAGGACAACTCGGTATTTGTGGCTTTTGCCCCGCGCGATAATCCTAAAATTGCCATTGCCGTGGTGGTAGAAGGCGGAGGACAAGGCGCACGCTGGGCCGCACCAATTGCCAGCTTTATTGTAGAGAAATATCTGCGCGATAGCATTACCCGCAGGCCATCTGGCATCGAGCCTGGCTATTTTATGAATGCAAGCGTATTGCCCCAGCCAGCAAAACCCAAACCGGCGCCGGTAAAAGCCAAACCAGACAGCACTGCAAAACCTGCTCAGGCCGCATTAACAGCCGGCAAGCATAAAAAGAAAAAACAACCGGTAGTTTACGCCGCCGCCATTTTGAAAGGAGACGACGATGAGTAA
- the rodA gene encoding rod shape-determining protein RodA, producing the protein MSNPRSRFFYNVDWVTVCIYLTLCTIGWLNIHAAVFNPDHPGFADPSTNYGKQFIYICAAIVIGLIILLLESRFLSALAPSFYAITILLLMLVLAIGHNVGGNQAWIDIGGGFRLQPSEFAKYTTCLLLARYLSGTNVKITELKSLLIAGGIILLPMLLIKMQPDDGSTLVFCSLIFVLYREGLSPYFLIVVGLMIALFILSLVVPNQWYLIGAIAGLGGLLAYLFRRMRGMALTFGIGTAMCLAFVFVVRPLYNHGLKSHQKERIDVVLGITHDTKHVGYNQNQSKIAIGSGRLWGKGYMQGTQTRFSFVPEQSTDFIFCTVGEEWGFAGSVVLIGLYIFLLLRIIMIAERQRANFSRIYAYGVASVIFFHFFINISMTVGFMPVIGIPLPFISYGGSSLWSFTILLFTLLKLDSNRMGAVAA; encoded by the coding sequence ATGAGTAATCCACGCAGTCGCTTCTTTTATAATGTAGACTGGGTAACGGTTTGTATCTATCTTACGCTTTGCACCATCGGCTGGCTCAATATTCATGCTGCTGTTTTTAATCCAGATCATCCCGGCTTTGCAGATCCTAGTACCAATTACGGCAAACAATTCATTTACATTTGCGCCGCCATTGTTATCGGGCTGATCATCCTGCTGCTGGAAAGTCGCTTTTTGAGTGCATTGGCGCCCAGTTTTTATGCCATAACGATATTACTATTGATGCTGGTATTGGCCATTGGCCACAACGTGGGCGGCAACCAGGCCTGGATTGATATAGGCGGCGGTTTCCGTTTGCAGCCCTCAGAGTTTGCTAAGTATACTACCTGCTTGTTGCTGGCGCGATACCTGAGCGGTACCAATGTTAAAATAACCGAGCTAAAATCACTCCTTATTGCGGGCGGCATTATATTGCTCCCTATGCTGCTCATTAAAATGCAGCCGGATGATGGCTCTACCCTGGTATTTTGTTCGCTGATATTTGTGCTGTACCGTGAGGGGCTCTCGCCATATTTCCTCATTGTTGTCGGGCTCATGATCGCGTTGTTTATCCTCTCGCTAGTCGTTCCAAATCAGTGGTATTTAATTGGGGCAATTGCCGGACTGGGTGGCTTACTGGCTTATCTGTTCCGCCGCATGCGGGGCATGGCGCTCACCTTTGGCATAGGCACGGCAATGTGTCTGGCTTTCGTATTTGTGGTGCGCCCGCTATATAACCACGGATTAAAATCGCACCAGAAAGAGCGTATTGATGTGGTGCTTGGCATTACCCATGATACCAAACACGTAGGCTACAACCAAAACCAGTCAAAAATTGCTATTGGTTCAGGCCGGCTTTGGGGCAAGGGCTATATGCAGGGAACACAAACCCGTTTCTCTTTTGTGCCCGAACAAAGTACCGACTTTATTTTCTGCACCGTTGGTGAAGAATGGGGTTTTGCCGGCTCTGTAGTATTAATAGGTTTATACATCTTCCTCCTCCTACGCATCATTATGATAGCCGAACGACAGCGGGCCAACTTCTCGCGTATCTATGCCTATGGCGTAGCCTCGGTCATCTTCTTCCACTTTTTCATCAACATCTCTATGACGGTTGGCTTTATGCCGGTAATCGGTATCCCGCTGCCGTTCATCAGCTATGGTGGTTCGTCCTTGTGGAGCTTTACTATTCTGTTGTTTACCCTGCTCAAGCTGGATTCAAATAGAATGGGGGCGGTAGCGGCATAA
- a CDS encoding peptidylprolyl isomerase, with translation MSKAIIKTVKGDMTVEFYDVDAPNTVANFKKLAKEGFYDGVTFHRVIPDFVIQGGCPFSKDPATAYRAGTGGPGYHIDCELTGGNQYHDRGVLSMAHAGRNTGGSQFFVCHSRNNTAHLDRNHTCFGKVIENVDVVDQIRQGDKILSIEVIED, from the coding sequence ATGAGCAAAGCAATAATTAAAACCGTAAAAGGCGACATGACCGTTGAGTTTTACGATGTTGATGCCCCTAACACCGTAGCCAACTTTAAAAAACTGGCTAAAGAAGGTTTTTATGATGGCGTAACTTTTCACCGCGTAATTCCTGATTTTGTGATCCAGGGCGGTTGTCCGTTCTCTAAAGATCCTGCTACTGCTTACCGTGCAGGTACAGGCGGTCCGGGCTACCATATTGATTGCGAACTTACCGGCGGTAACCAATATCATGACCGTGGCGTATTGAGTATGGCACATGCAGGCCGCAATACCGGTGGCTCACAGTTTTTTGTTTGCCATAGCCGCAACAACACCGCTCACCTTGACCGCAACCACACTTGCTTTGGCAAAGTGATTGAGAACGTTGACGTGGTAGACCAGATCCGTCAGGGCGATAAGATCCTGAGCATTGAAGTAATTGAAGATTAA
- a CDS encoding DUF5606 domain-containing protein — MNLQTIVSVSGKPGLWKALAQNKTGFILESLDEKKTKLVANISTAKLAALDEITIFGEDDDIRLKDVFERMKSANVPDAKADGNTLRKFFREVAPDHDEEKVYSSDIKKVISWFAILKDLPLFSEAEPTAEAPAETELVESEVSVPAEAAEAEEAAPKKKAAKKAAK; from the coding sequence ATGAACTTACAGACTATTGTATCTGTATCAGGCAAGCCAGGATTGTGGAAAGCCCTGGCACAAAATAAAACCGGTTTTATTTTGGAAAGTCTTGATGAGAAGAAAACCAAACTGGTTGCCAACATTTCAACCGCCAAACTGGCCGCGTTGGATGAGATCACCATTTTTGGTGAGGATGATGACATCCGCCTGAAAGATGTTTTTGAACGCATGAAGAGTGCCAACGTGCCTGACGCTAAAGCTGATGGTAACACGCTGCGCAAATTCTTCCGCGAGGTAGCGCCAGATCATGATGAAGAGAAAGTATACTCGTCTGACATTAAAAAAGTGATCAGCTGGTTTGCTATCCTGAAAGATCTGCCCCTGTTCAGCGAAGCAGAGCCAACTGCAGAAGCCCCCGCAGAAACCGAGCTTGTAGAAAGTGAAGTAAGCGTACCTGCTGAAGCAGCAGAAGCTGAAGAAGCAGCACCAAAAAAGAAAGCCGCTAAGAAAGCCGCCAAATAA
- a CDS encoding thymidine kinase: MLFNEDVFKRRTELGGSIEVICGSMFSGKTEELIRRLRRAQIARLNVEIFKPKTDTRYDETDVVSHDRNSIPSTPVENASSILLLGSHVQVVGVDEAQFFDDELPYVCNTLANKGVRVIVAGLDMDFQGRPFGPMPQLMAMAESVTKVHAVCVRCGNPALYSYRLVPGEARILLGEKESYEPRCRQCYLEDGL, encoded by the coding sequence ATGTTGTTTAACGAGGATGTTTTTAAGAGAAGAACTGAGCTTGGCGGAAGCATAGAGGTAATCTGCGGGTCGATGTTTTCGGGTAAAACCGAAGAGCTGATCCGCCGTTTGCGCCGTGCCCAGATAGCCCGTCTGAACGTTGAAATCTTCAAGCCCAAAACCGATACCCGCTACGATGAAACCGACGTGGTATCGCACGATAGAAACTCCATTCCCTCCACCCCGGTAGAAAACGCTTCGTCTATCCTATTGTTAGGCAGCCACGTACAAGTAGTTGGTGTTGACGAAGCCCAGTTTTTTGATGACGAGCTCCCCTACGTTTGCAACACCCTGGCCAACAAAGGCGTACGCGTTATAGTAGCCGGACTGGATATGGATTTTCAGGGTCGCCCGTTTGGCCCGATGCCGCAACTAATGGCCATGGCCGAGTCTGTAACCAAAGTACATGCCGTTTGCGTGCGCTGCGGTAACCCTGCTTTATACTCTTACCGCCTGGTACCCGGCGAAGCCCGCATTCTTTTGGGCGAGAAAGAAAGCTACGAACCCCGTTGCCGCCAGTGCTACCTGGAAGACGGATTGTAA
- a CDS encoding PleD family two-component system response regulator, translating to MATKILVIEDEKDIRDTITYALEEYQYEVVSSEDAGILKLLDEIKPDLIMLDNWLTEWTSDANGQQISRELKNDPKTAHIPIILISAMSNVKELATAGQADAYLQKPFDLTDLVDIVNRFAAPPVR from the coding sequence ATGGCAACAAAAATATTGGTCATTGAAGACGAGAAAGACATAAGAGACACCATTACTTATGCACTGGAAGAATACCAGTATGAAGTGGTATCGTCTGAAGATGCCGGTATTCTGAAATTGCTCGACGAGATTAAACCCGACCTGATTATGCTGGATAACTGGCTCACCGAGTGGACCAGCGATGCCAACGGTCAACAAATTAGCCGGGAGCTGAAAAATGATCCTAAGACTGCGCATATCCCTATCATCCTGATATCGGCGATGAGTAACGTAAAAGAGCTGGCCACCGCAGGCCAGGCTGATGCTTACCTGCAAAAGCCGTTTGATTTGACTGATCTGGTAGATATTGTGAACCGCTTTGCCGCGCCACCGGTGAGGTGA
- a CDS encoding AraC family transcriptional regulator, translated as MKAQLLKVFNGLSHSFTIREDVGFQANKNWHYHPEIEIIQIKKGEGTHFIGDSIKRFQAGDIFLIGSNLPHFFRFDDAYLQHQAEIMANVNVIQFCENFWGERFLQLPENTIIRNVLDKAKRGIALPPNITGNISRIIDRLLHTEGPERIILLLEMLNVIANAKDLTQLSSIGFKNEHGGTENDRINAVYDFSFTNFKRKIELEEVAAIAGISPNSFCRYFKARTKKTYSQFILEIKVGYACKLLIDNKYSVKQICYESGFNNFASFHKYFKLITNKSPLDYKREFIAA; from the coding sequence ATGAAGGCGCAGTTACTCAAAGTTTTCAATGGTCTTTCTCATTCTTTTACCATCAGAGAAGACGTTGGCTTTCAGGCAAATAAAAACTGGCACTATCACCCGGAGATTGAGATCATCCAGATCAAGAAGGGAGAGGGCACGCATTTTATTGGCGATAGCATCAAGCGTTTCCAGGCGGGCGACATTTTTTTGATCGGCTCTAACCTCCCCCATTTCTTCAGGTTTGACGATGCCTATTTACAGCATCAGGCCGAGATTATGGCCAATGTAAATGTCATTCAGTTTTGCGAAAACTTCTGGGGCGAAAGGTTTTTACAATTACCGGAAAATACCATCATCCGTAACGTGCTGGATAAAGCTAAACGAGGCATTGCCTTGCCACCTAATATCACCGGCAATATTTCGCGCATTATTGACCGCCTGCTGCATACCGAAGGGCCGGAACGTATCATCCTCCTGCTGGAAATGCTCAACGTTATCGCCAACGCAAAAGATCTAACCCAGCTATCGTCTATCGGCTTTAAAAACGAACATGGCGGTACCGAGAATGATCGTATCAATGCCGTGTACGATTTCTCGTTCACCAACTTCAAACGCAAGATCGAGCTGGAAGAGGTGGCCGCCATTGCAGGCATCAGTCCAAACTCTTTCTGTCGCTATTTTAAGGCGCGCACCAAGAAAACCTACTCGCAGTTTATCCTGGAAATAAAAGTCGGGTATGCTTGTAAACTACTGATAGACAACAAATACAGCGTTAAGCAAATCTGTTACGAGAGCGGGTTTAACAACTTCGCCAGTTTCCACAAATATTTTAAGCTCATCACCAATAAAAGTCCGCTGGATTATAAGCGGGAGTTTATTGCAGCGTAG
- the leuS gene encoding leucine--tRNA ligase, protein MDYQFKDIEQKWQQFWAENQTFKADNSSDKPKYYVLDMFPYPSGAGLHVGHPLGYIASDIFSRYKRLRGFNVLHPMGYDSFGLPAEQYAIQTGQHPALTTEQNIATYRRQLDQIGFSFDWSREVRTSSPDYYKWTQWIFMQLFNSWYNKTADKAEGIDALVAHLEQSGSAGINAVCDEDVLSFTAGEWKAMSHQEQQTELLKYRLTYLRESTVNWCPALGTVLANDEVKDGFSERGGFPVEQKKMMQWSMRITAYAERLLHGLDTIDWPEPLKEMQRNWIGKSVGASVRFPIDQTGHATPVSADYIEVFTTRVDTIFGVTLLVIAPEHELVAQLTTDEQRVGVEAYIAQTKKKSELDRMADTKTVSGAFTGSYVLNPLNGEKIPVWIADYVLAGYGTGAVMAVPSGDQRDYLFAKHFSLPIIPILDVQNIETEADPTKEGQYINSDFINGMNYKEATAATVARLEELGMGKAKVNFRMRDAIFGRQRYWGEPVPVYFKDGLPYLIDEEHLPLILPEIDKYLPTETGEPPLGRATDWNYNGYEYELSTMPGWAGSSWYWFRYMDAQNQQDFASKEAIDYWKAVDLYIGGSEHATGHLLYSRFWNKFLKDIGKVSEEEPFKKLINQGMIQGRSNFVYRLVDADGRGTNTFVSHGLKDQHHTSALHVDVNIVKNDQLDLDKFKSWRPEFADAEFILEDGKYICGTEVEKMSKRYYNVVNPDDIASQYGADTLRMYEMFLGPLEQSKPWNTNGIEGVFKFLRKFWRLFHDNDWNLKVSDAEPTKAEFKALHKIIRKVEEDVERFSFNTSVSSFMIAVNELTDLKCNKRAILQDMVIILSPYAPHIAEELWQLLGNEAGTLSYATYPKFKPEYLVEDDFAYPISINGKTKMNLSIALSLDIKEVEAVVLANADVQKYLGGNAPKKVIVVKGRIVNIVA, encoded by the coding sequence ATGGATTACCAGTTTAAAGATATTGAGCAGAAGTGGCAGCAGTTTTGGGCCGAAAACCAAACTTTTAAAGCCGATAACAGCTCAGACAAACCTAAATACTACGTGTTAGATATGTTCCCTTACCCATCGGGTGCGGGGTTGCATGTGGGTCACCCGCTGGGTTACATTGCTTCTGATATCTTTTCACGCTATAAACGCCTGCGTGGCTTTAACGTGCTGCACCCAATGGGTTATGACTCGTTTGGTCTGCCTGCAGAGCAATACGCAATACAAACCGGCCAGCACCCGGCGCTGACTACCGAGCAAAACATTGCTACCTATCGCCGCCAGCTAGACCAGATTGGTTTCTCATTTGATTGGAGCCGCGAGGTGCGCACCAGCTCGCCCGACTACTACAAGTGGACCCAGTGGATCTTTATGCAGCTGTTTAACAGCTGGTACAATAAAACCGCCGACAAAGCCGAAGGCATTGACGCGCTGGTTGCTCATCTTGAGCAGAGCGGATCGGCCGGTATTAACGCCGTTTGTGATGAGGACGTACTGAGCTTTACTGCCGGTGAGTGGAAAGCGATGAGTCACCAGGAGCAGCAGACCGAATTGTTAAAATACCGCCTGACTTACCTGCGCGAAAGCACCGTAAACTGGTGCCCTGCACTGGGTACCGTACTGGCTAACGACGAGGTAAAAGACGGATTTAGCGAGCGCGGGGGTTTCCCGGTTGAGCAAAAGAAAATGATGCAGTGGAGCATGCGCATCACCGCTTATGCCGAGCGTTTATTGCACGGTTTAGATACCATTGACTGGCCAGAGCCGCTGAAAGAAATGCAGCGCAACTGGATTGGCAAGAGTGTGGGCGCCAGCGTAAGATTCCCGATTGATCAAACCGGGCATGCTACTCCGGTTTCTGCTGATTATATTGAAGTTTTCACTACTCGTGTTGATACCATTTTTGGTGTTACCCTGCTGGTAATTGCCCCAGAGCATGAGTTGGTAGCCCAATTAACTACTGATGAACAGCGCGTTGGCGTTGAGGCTTACATAGCACAAACCAAAAAGAAAAGCGAGCTTGACCGTATGGCCGATACCAAAACTGTATCTGGTGCATTTACAGGCAGCTACGTACTCAATCCGCTGAACGGCGAAAAGATCCCGGTGTGGATTGCCGATTACGTACTGGCCGGTTACGGTACTGGTGCGGTAATGGCTGTGCCATCAGGCGATCAGCGCGATTACCTGTTTGCCAAACATTTTAGCCTGCCGATTATCCCGATACTGGACGTACAAAATATTGAAACCGAGGCCGACCCTACCAAAGAGGGCCAGTACATCAACTCGGACTTTATTAACGGCATGAACTATAAAGAGGCAACTGCCGCTACAGTTGCCCGCCTGGAAGAACTGGGTATGGGTAAAGCCAAAGTAAACTTCCGTATGCGCGACGCCATTTTTGGTCGCCAGCGTTACTGGGGCGAACCAGTGCCGGTTTACTTTAAAGATGGTTTGCCTTATTTGATCGACGAGGAGCACCTGCCGCTGATCCTTCCGGAAATTGACAAATACCTGCCAACCGAAACAGGCGAGCCGCCACTGGGCCGCGCTACCGATTGGAACTATAATGGTTATGAGTACGAGCTGAGCACCATGCCCGGCTGGGCCGGCAGTAGCTGGTACTGGTTCCGTTATATGGACGCACAGAACCAACAAGACTTTGCATCTAAAGAAGCCATTGACTACTGGAAAGCGGTAGACTTATACATCGGCGGTTCGGAGCATGCTACCGGTCACCTGTTGTACAGCCGCTTCTGGAACAAGTTTTTGAAAGATATTGGCAAAGTTAGTGAGGAAGAGCCTTTCAAAAAACTGATTAACCAGGGCATGATCCAGGGTCGCAGTAACTTTGTTTACCGTTTGGTAGATGCAGATGGCCGCGGCACTAATACTTTCGTATCGCACGGATTAAAAGATCAGCATCATACATCAGCACTGCATGTTGACGTGAATATTGTAAAGAACGATCAACTTGATCTGGATAAATTCAAAAGCTGGCGACCAGAGTTTGCCGATGCTGAATTTATTTTAGAAGATGGCAAATACATTTGTGGAACCGAGGTTGAGAAAATGTCTAAACGCTACTACAACGTAGTAAACCCTGATGACATTGCCAGCCAATACGGTGCCGACACCTTGCGTATGTACGAGATGTTCCTGGGTCCGCTGGAGCAGAGCAAACCTTGGAATACTAATGGTATTGAGGGCGTGTTCAAATTCCTGCGTAAATTCTGGCGCTTGTTCCATGATAATGACTGGAACCTGAAGGTATCAGATGCAGAGCCTACTAAAGCCGAGTTTAAAGCACTGCACAAAATTATCCGTAAGGTGGAAGAAGATGTTGAGCGTTTCTCGTTCAATACCTCCGTATCCAGCTTTATGATTGCTGTGAACGAGCTGACTGACCTGAAATGTAACAAACGCGCCATCCTGCAGGATATGGTAATTATCCTGTCGCCTTATGCACCGCACATTGCCGAAGAGTTATGGCAATTGCTGGGTAACGAGGCAGGCACGCTATCATACGCTACTTATCCTAAGTTTAAACCTGAGTACTTGGTTGAGGACGATTTTGCTTACCCAATCTCTATCAACGGTAAAACAAAAATGAACCTGAGCATTGCCCTCAGCCTTGACATTAAAGAGGTAGAAGCGGTAGTGCTGGCTAACGCCGACGTACAGAAATACCTGGGCGGCAACGCACCTAAAAAGGTGATTGTAGTGAAAGGCAGGATTGTGAATATTGTGGCGTAA